TTATGTTATTGTATTGAGTAACTACGGATCAATGGCCGGAAGCAATGTGGCTAATCACATTAAAGACTTGATCGAGCCTAATTTTATACCAGTTGAGACCAATTGAGAACGTATCATTTATCAAGATGTGGATCAAGATTTATAAACAGCTTGGATAAATGCGTATATTGTAAGTCACACCGGGTTTAAATTTTTTTTAATCCAAAAACTGGTGACGACTAAATCAAACCGCAATGAATATATCCTTTTTCACTTTCCGAATTAAATTAATAACTCTTTTGTTATTATCAATTAACTTACAATTAGGCGCTCAAAGTATGAGCTCAGGGTCTAATGAGAGCAATTCTATTTCCGAGTCATTCAATTTAACCCTGCAACATACCACCCTGGTGGTGACTAATTTTAAGGCTAGTAAAGAATTTTATACTGAAATTTTAGGTTTAAAAGATTTAAAGGCGGATTGGTTACCCGAAAATCAAATGTTTTTATCTCTTGGTGATAATTTAGAACTTCATGTGGGAGAAGTTGAAGGGGTGGAAATAAAGCCGAGCAATTTTAATCATTTTGCTATTTCAACTAATGATTTAGATGGGTATTTGAAGCTGTTGGCATCAAAAGGTGTGGATCATTATAGTTTGGGTGGAGCAGAGAAAAATTTCATTCAGAAAAGACCCGATGGGGTAAGACAGACTTTTATTCAGGACCCGGATGGTTACTGGATTGAAATTAATGATGCAAATTGACTAACTTTAAACATCCAATTTTTAAACCATAGACTATAAACGTCATGCCATTTTTTAAATCAATAGGGGATCAGACAAAGTACCTCATGCCTTTGCAAAATTCAACACCGGAATCGAAAGACCTTTCATTGACCTGCACCTGGAGTTTTATGAATCGCTTTGTAGAACGAATTGGCTTAACTGTGGTACCCGAGCAATTTGCTATGGAAGGTAAAATGTTAAAAGGCGGATACGATGGATTATTCAAAATATTTGATTTAAAATAATGATTAAAAAAATAGCTATGCAGAAACAGATTGACAAACTCAAAAGGAAACAGAAGATTCAGAACATTTTTATTCTGGCGTTACTAATTGCAGTGGTTGTAATGTACACAAATCCGGATAAAAAATCAGATGAAATGCAAGATGTCATTCATGCTAAAGGTATCGTCATTCATGATAATGAAGGTAATTCAAGAATGGCCATAGGGTTTCCTGTAGATAACAGCGGCAGAAAAAGGAATGATACTTTATCTGGTTTGGTTTTTATGGATGAAAATGGAATGGATCGCATACATTTGGGCCGCCACGGAAAGCTCTTTTTGGGAGGGAAATATTACGGAAGAAGTAATAATGAAGGATGGTCCTTATTCTTCAATGACAGTAAGGGGGAAGAAAGGTCAGGATATGGATTTAGCGATAGTGATAACAGTATTGGACTTGGAATGGACTATGGAGGAGAGCATGGTGGAGAAGCCATTTATCTTTATGCGGCTCCAAACATAGCCTTTATGACGATTAATGCCGATTTGCAGGAGAAAAATGGGATACGAGATAGAATCGTTCTATGGCACCAAACAGATAAGGATCTGAGTATTGCAAAAATCAGCGATTCTCATAAAGACGGGAAAATCATTTTAAAGGCGGAAAAAGGAATGGATGGGGTAATTGAAAAATCGAACAACGCATCAAAGTAACAAGAAACTCGGTTTAATCCCTCATAATAAACCTCTTTAACCAAATTCTATGAAAATTATAAGATTCAAAGTTCTGCAAAACCTTATCTATTTTTTTCTAATTATTTGCTCCGTAACGAGTTTCCATGCTCAATCCCTGGATTTGAAATGGAAGGTGGAGACATCAGGAAAAATACTTGCTGGCCCCGTTGTAAATAATCAATTAGCCTTTGTGGGGAATGAAACAGGTACATTTATGGCAATCCAACTTGATAACGGAGCTATCGCCTGGAAATTTGAAACAAAGGGGAATATCCAAGCCACAGCGTTGCTTTATGATAATTTGGTTTTTTTTGAGTCAGCCAATGTCTTTTATGCCCTCAAACAGAAAACCGGCAAAGAAGTTTGGCGTTATCGATTGGATTTTCCTGCTGAGAAATTTAAAGATGCTTCGGGAAATGAGCATTTATACAAACTGGACCCTTTTGACGATAAACGATCTTCAGGCTTTTTGTATCACGGCATAATCTATATTGGGTGCTCTAATGGAAAGGTAATTGGTTTGAATTCCAAAACCGGGAATTTAGAATTCTCAATTTCAGCCAAGGATGACTCACCAATTAGATCAAGCCCGTTGGTATTGTATGATCAAATTTATTTTGGAGACTGGAACGGAGTAGTTTACTGTTATGATCTAAAGGGGAAAAAGTTCGTTTGGACAAAGAATACATATCGCGAAAAACCCTATGCTACCTTTGGTGGTATTGCGACGGAGTTTAAACCCTACAAGGGAAAACTTTTTTTTGGAGCCAGAAACCCCGCCCTTAATGTGTTGAGCGTATCCGACGGTCAAAAAGAATGGACCTATAATGATCCGACCGGGGGATGGATCATTGGCGATCCTGTTGTATTTAACGACACCCTATATATGGGTGGCTCTGATAATTTCGCCATGCTGGCATTCCATCCTGAGGATGGAAAAGTCCTTTGGAAAACCAAGAGGACAAAAAACATTTATGGAAAGGCCGTGGTAACTAAAGATTTTGTTATTTATGGAGGAGGGAATTCTTATGATCCTGAGGATACAGGTGAAATTGTAATACTTAAACGCTCTAACGGGGAGCTTGTTTATCATTTTGAAACCCCATCGAGTGTTTTCTCTTCACCTGTTTTTACTAAATCTGAACTTATTGTTTTTGGAAGTAATGATGGCAGTATTTATGCGTTGGAAATGAAACCCTAGTATTTTTGCTGATAGTTAATTTGGATTAGATTTTATTCTTGCCAAGGATGGGTTCAGATATTTTTGAAGAGTTTTATACCTTTTTCTGCTTTTTGCGATGCAATGGAATAAGTCATTAACAGAAGATAATAATTTAATATGCTAAAATTAAAATTATTAGTTGCCTTGATAATTTCGTCCGGATATTTGTTGGCCCAGGAGGATAATGAGATTGTTCAGTTTAGCGCTTCTTTGAACCAGTTCCTTAGTGTTCGTGATTTTTGTCTTTCGAAAGATGGGAATGAGGCGTTTTTGACGATTCAAAGCCCTTTTCAGGAGATTTCTCAGATTGTTTCTATAAAAAAAGTCAATGGTGAATGGACGGAACCAGAGTTGCTTCCTTTTTCGGATTCTTATATGTATATGGAACCATTCTTGTCAAAGGACGATAAACGCCTGTATTTTGCCTCTGACAGACCCTTGAATGATTCGATTCAGGAAAAGAAAGACTTTGATATCTGGTATGTTGAAAGAATGAGTCTATTTGACCATTGGTCTGAGCCCATAAATTTGGGAAAGCCGGTAAATTCAGAATTAAATGAATTTTATCCAACTCTGAGTGATAACAATAACCTATATTTTACATTGGAATCACCTGCCGGACTTGGTAAAGACGATATCTATTTTTGTCGCTGGGACAATGGAAACTATGCAAGTCCGGTACTCCTGGATGAAAATATCAATAGTGATGGTTATGAATTTAATGCTTATATCTCCAGAAACGAAGATTATCTCATTTTTTCAAAATACGATGCAAAAGGGGGGCATGGCAGTGGTGATCTTTATAAATCGAAAAAGGATGGTAATGGAAAGTGGGAAAAGGCTGAGAATATAGGATTACCTATCAATACGAAATATATGGAATACTGCCCCTTTTATGATGATAAGCGTGGGATATTGTATTTTACCAGCAAAAGAAATGATATAATCCCGCAAGAATTTCAAAGCGTTTCGGAGTTCCAAAAATATGTAATTGAAAGCAACAACGGCTTAAGCAAAATTTATATGACGAAATTAAAAATTGATTACTAGGATTGGATTTCAATTATATTTTAATTGTTGAATATGGAATTATAATTAAAAAAAAACCGATGAAATTAAAGTTTAAAAAACCGATTATTTCAATTCTGGCTATTATCACGCTAATAATAGCAGCTGGATGGCTGGGTGTTACTTTTTTCCCGGAGAAAATGGTTCCGTATATAATCAATTGGCAAATAGATCGATTGGGGCAGACTCCTGAATTTTTGGAAGACAATGAAAGCATTACCATTTTTACCGTTGGTACCGCTTCCCCAATGCCAGGAGAGCGGGTTCAAACCGGAATAGCTGTTCTGCTTAACGGACATTTTTTTATGTTTGATGTTGGAGCAGGAGTGGTGCAAAAGGCCGAAAATATTGGACTACCGCTTAATCAACTCGATGGTGTTTTTATTACACACTGGCATTCCGATCATTTTATGGACTTACCTAATTTGATCAACAGGTCCTGGGTATTGGGCCGGGAAATTGATCTCAATGTTTACGGTCCTCAAGGGCTTGATACCATTATGAATGCTATAGATCAGTTCTTGCATATTGAAAATCAATATCGAGTTGATCACCATGGAGAAGAGATCATGGATATTTCAAAGGCAAATGCCATTTCGAATGAATTTAATATTTCACAAGGGGAGAAGGCACTGGTTTATAATAAGGATGGAATTACCATAACAGCTTTTGACGTTGATCATGATCCGATTGAACCCGCCGTAGGTTATGTGATAGCGTATCGAGGTAAAAAAATTGTCATTAGTGGTGACACCAAAAAAAATGATTTGCTTTTAGAAATGGCTCAGGATGCCGATTTATTGTTCCATGAAGTGATGCTGATGTCACTTTTGGGAAAACAGGCAACGATGCTTAAGGATAGGGGGATGATTCGAAATTCAATCATTGTAAATGATATTCAAAACTACCATACCAGCCCTTCTGAGGTAGCGGAACTGGCTAACCAGGCGAATGTTAAAAAACTGGTTCTTTATCACTTTGCACCTGCTCCGGATTTCAGGATCATCAAAAACCTTTACAATACAGAATTAAAAGGGTATGATGGCCCGGTGCACTTTGCCAATGATGGCGATATGATTGTCATAAAATAGTTTTTAAAATTAAAAATTGACTGCTCTTATTTTGAGTATAAGGATTGGGCTGATAACTGCTAATCTGAAATTTTAGTATATTTAATCACTCAGGTTCCCCCGGTTTGACTTTAAAGAACTTTAAATCCATTTATGAAAACTCAGGATCAGTGGTCAAGAAGAAGATTCAGCAAGGCAATAGTCTCTGCTCAGATATTTATGGCCTCTGGAGCTTTTTCAATTCCAATATCCTGTGATAAAGCCAAAAATTTGGAGATGATTGCAGGACTTGATGTTTCGGATCAGGAAACCCTAAAGTATGCCATGGATGAAATTATTCCGGCAAGTGAATCCATGCCTTCGGCTTCAGAGGTTAAAGGGATTCATTATATTTTAAATATTCTTGAAGAACTTCCTGAATTGAAACCTTTATTTGTGGCCTTGATTCATGAAATAGATCTTTTAAGCCATCATAATTTTCCTTCGTCTGCCAAAGAAGAACGTGTTAAAGTTTTAACCTCTCTTGAGGAGAATAAGCCTGAATTATTTGGTGTGTTAAAGGACTTTACATATGAAAGTTATTACACAAATGAAAAGGTTTATAATTTGATTGGATATGAACCCTATCCAACAGGATCATCCGGTCCTAAAATGGATGCATTTGATGAGAATTTACTCAATAAGGTAAAAGGAATGCCACCAAGGTATACTAATATTTAATTCTATGAGTAGTGAGGATATAGACGTTTTGGTTATTGGAGCAGGAGCTGCCGGGGCGGCTTTAACATGGCGTTTATCTGAAAAAGGGGTTAAAGTTGTTTGCCTGGAACAAGGTGGCTGGATAGACCCATCTACCTTTCCTTCCATGAAGATCAATTATGAGACGCACCTCACTCGTGAGGGGGATTTTAATTTAAGCCCAAATCTTAGAAATCGACCAGAGGATTATCCGGTAACTACTGCTGGAAAAAATCCTCCATTTATTATGATGTTTAATGCAGTGGGCGGATCAACGATTCACTGGCAAGGTATATTCCCAAGGTTTCATCCTTCAGATTTTAAGGTGAAAACGCTCGATGGTGTAGCTGATGACTGGCCCATTGATTATTGGGAACTTGAACCTTATTATAACCTGAACGATAGTATGATTGGAGTTTCCGGACTGGCAGGTGATCCGGCTAACCCTCCTCGATCAGCCAGGCAAATGCCTCCGCTTCCCATAGGGAAAATGGGTAAAACTCTTGCCAATGGGTTTGATAAATTGAACTGGCACTGGTGGGTGTCGGACCAGGCAATTAATTCAAAACCATTTAATGATAGGTCGCAATGCATGTTGCACGGCAAATGTATGTTTGGATGCCCCATGGGAGCCAAGGTTTCGACTGACAGGACGTATTGGCCTCTGGCCATTGCCAACGGAGCAGAAGTCAGAACCTGGTCCCGGGTGAAGGAAATTACGGTGGATAAATTTGGAAGGGCCAAAGGAGCCATTTATTTTGATAGAGAAAATAAAATACATGAGGTCAAAGCAAAAGTAGTAGTAGTGTGCTGTAATGGGGTAGGGACCCCTCGATTATTACTGAATTCCAAATCAAAACTTTTTCCAGATGGATTGGGCAATTCAAATGGCGTGGTCGGTAAATACTTTATGGTACATCCCACACATTTTATCAATGGTGTTTTTGACGAAGTTTTGGACAGCCATATTGGCCCAATGGGAAGTCCTTTGTTTAGCCAGGAATTTTATGAAACCAATGAGAAAAGAGGATTTAAAAGGGGCTACATGCTGATTGGGGAACGTACGTTTGGCCCGCTCTTCCAATCACAATCAATCCCATGGGGAGAAAAGCATCATGAAGAATTCTCTAAAATATTTCCCCATCAGGCCGGACTAACCGTTGTGGCCGATGATCTCCCTGAGGAATCGAACAGGGTAACTTTAGATGACAGCAAGATGGATTCCAATGGGATTTCTGCGGCAAAAGTAACCTATTCCCTTTCAGAAAATTCGAAGAAGATGCTCGCTCATGCTGCTGAAAAGGCAACTGAAGCACTTGAATCTGCCGGGGCAAAAAAAGTTATTGTTCCACCTCCGAGTAATTTGGCGCATTTAATGGGAACGGCACGTATGGGAACACATGAAAAGAATTCCGTGGTTAACGCCAATAACCAGGTACATGGTGTTGATAATTTATTTGTAGTGGATGGCAGTTCTTTCACTACGGGAGCGGGCGTAAACCCAACTTCAACGATCATGGCGCTGGCTTTGAGAGCTGCTGATAAAATTTGGGAAAGCAGGCAAAAATGGGGTTGATAAGTTACTTTAAATTGATTTTTTTAAATAATTCAAGTAAATAAGAGGCCATAAAAATGAAAATATATTCACATAGATTGATCTATTTATTTGGGATAATTGCATCCTTTATTTCCGGATCTGTTTTGGCCCGGACAACGGATTCAGTCAACATTGACAGTTTGGTCTCTCAAGCAGTGTTAAATTCAGAAACCTCGATTTACGCCGGAAAATTTAAGGAAGCTGAGAGATTTGTCGATGCTTCTAATTTTGAGAATATGGAAGGGTATGGGCCTCTGCATAAAATGCAGCTCACCATTCAGGAAATAAGAGTGAACGAATTTATGAACAGGTTGAATGCAAGATCCACAAACTATTTGGAGAACCTGAAAAGATTAAAAGAATTGTCTCCCTATTCAAAAGAGGTTCGACATCAGAACACTAAGGGTAAGTATTTTCTCAGTCTTTCACAAAATTATAACGCTATGGGATTATTGGATTCCGCTTCGGTATATGAAAAAAAGGCGATCTCAATTTTTAATGGGATCAATGACTTTGAGGAGATTGCAAGAATAAGGGCTGGTATTATTTCGAGACTGCATAGTAAGTTGCTTGAAGCGGGGAAAAAGCAGGAGATTATTGAATTAATACCACGGTATGAGGAGGAAATTGAGTACAGTAAACGTTACAGTAAGTATGCATTGGCCTATAATACAAGGCATTTAGCACAAATTCACAGAAGACAGACACTTGATTTTTCAGAGGCTTTACGTTTGTTTAGAATCTCACTCGACCTAAGGCTGGAGATCGGTTTTAAGCCCTTTCTTCCTCCTTCGTATTCATCACTGGGAGACGTTTATATGAAAATGGGTAAAAATGATGAAGCCCTGGATATGTATACCAGGTCAGTAGAATTGGCAGAAGAAATAGGGTTTGTTCGTTATCAGGTTTATCCCAATATTCAAATGGGAGATTTTTACCGAAACAATGGAAACCCAAATAAGGCGCTGAATTATTATACTAAAGCCCAAAGGTTAAGTGAAAATAATGATTATTCCAATGGGGTTGTTGAGTCAACAGAAAGGATCCGAATGATTTCAGGTAAAGATCTCAATGAGAACGAAAATTTAAGGCTGCTCTACGTTGGGAACATGGGGGTTTTAATAGAGCATGACAACAAAACGGTTTTAATTGACGGACTTCACAAGGAGTACAAACCTGCTTATGCCTTTCCGACTAATGGTATGATTGATTCGTTGCTTTATGCAAAATATCCGGGATTTACCTCGATTGAACTAAATTTGATTTCTCACTATCACCAAGATCATTTTGACCCTGATCTAACTTTGCGTTTTATGAGTGAGAATAATTCCTCCCTTACCATAGGGCCCGAGCAAGCGAAGAAGGAAATCGCTGTTTCAAAGGGAAGTAGCAAAGAAAGTCTGGCCCGGGTCAAAGTGACACCTTCAGATCATAGAGTAAGGACATACGAGTTTCAGGGGATCGTCGTAAATTCAATTGATTGTTATCATACGTATCAGGAAAAGCATAAGGGAGTTCAAAATATCGCTCATCTGGTCGATATAAACGGATACAAAATTTTGCACGTTGGAGATGCTGATTGGAAGATGGCTGCAGAAGCATTGGATCAACTCAATTTGAAAGAATTGAATATTGATGTGGCGCTACTTCCGATCTGGATGTTAAACGATGAATCCTCAAAAAAGATGGTGAAGGAAAAAATCAATCCTAAAAATGTGATTGCAAGTCATATCGATCCCAGATCAGGACACGAAGTGGTAAACAGGTTAAACTATAGATTTCCAAATTCAACTGGGCTGGTAGAGTTAAATGAGATCATAGAAATAAAAAAAAAATAGATAAATGAAAATCAAAATAACAGCCTTGTTGATACTATTGTTCGGTTTGGTATGTTTTGCACAAATAGAAATAATGAATGATTTTCAGCTGGGTGAATTTGGAGTAGGATTTAAAAACGAAAGAATTACTGATTATTCAAGATCATTCGATCACGATTACAGATCTGTACAACTATTTCTATGGTACCCGACACAAGATCGATCTCAAAAAGCAATTCAATATGAACAATATTTTGGTTTTAATGATCCTGCGGGTAAATGGTCAGATCCAGGTTCGATGAGTAAGAGAATAGATAGTATGGTATCAAAGGAAGTAAGAAAACTTAACGAAGTAAATAATCTTCCCGTAGAGCTATCTAAATATAAAATGCTAAAGACAATAGCTCAGATTGAGGCCCCGTTTATGGAAGGACAGTTTCCTTTGTTGCTATTCGCTCCCGGGGGTAATACTTCGAGTCAATTGCATTCCGTTATCTGTGAATATCTTGCCAGTCATGGATATATTGTGGCCAGTTTCCCATCGCTTGGAAATACGGGTTCTCAAAAATGGCCATTTAATCAGGTTGGATTGAACCTTCAGATCGATGATATGTCTCTGGTGATCAACCATCTTAAACAGAATATGAGTCAGGTCAATATTGATAAAACAGGTTTGATAGCCTGGAGCGTTGGAGGGGTGTCACAGGGAATATATAGTATGAAAAATTCGAACATTGATATGTTCATCAGTCTTGATTCCGGCCTCGGCAGGGTTTACGGTTTGAATATGCTTAAGGAATCACCTTATTTTAATTACGCTAATTTTCAAATTCCTTACTTACATTTTACGGGTGATCAACCCGAAACGTACAAGGTCGAAAGAAGTTCTGAATTTTATGATTCAATACCCTCTGTCCATAAACATTCATTGGTTATCAAAGAGTTTGCTCATCAGCATTTTCCATCACAGCTCGGTATTATTCCGGCACTGGCTTCGGATCCAATGGATAAGAAGATCGTAGATGCCTATAAAAGAATGTGTCGTCTGGTACTTGTTTTTTCCAATAGGCATCTTAAAAACAGTGGAGCGGCCGATAAGGAATGGATGAAATTGATAAAAAATTAAAGAAGAAACGCTATGGTTTTACAAGAAGATTTTAAAATGCTCATTACTTTTGAATCCTTTATTCAATTAATATCAACTAAACCTTACTATTATGAAAAAATTTAAATTCTTAATGCAAACTAAACCTTTTAACAAATTGATTATCCTATTTTTACCAGGAATTTTGATGATTCAATCATGTAAAAAGGATCAGAAAACTACTGAACCTGAGATGGTTGAATCAGAAAAGGATTATGTAGTAGAAATTATTACCGAGAACATGGATTTTCAAATGTCAGATACCATTTCTTCGGGCTGGAATACGTTTCGCTACAAGAACCTATCTCCGCAAACACACTTTTTTCTTATTGACAAATATCCTGAGGGTAAAACATCGGAAGATGCTGAAAAAGTGGTGGGCCCCGTATTTGACAGTGCCATGAAATTAATTATGGAGGGAAAAACGGAAGAAGGTTATGCCGAATTTGAGAAGCTTCCTGAATGGTTTGGCGAAGTTGTTTTTGTTGGAGGTTCGGGCTTACTCTCGCCAAATCAAGTGGGGGAAACAACGCTAAATTTAAAACCCGGAAAATACATTGTTGAATGTTACGTCAAAATGAGCAATGGGGTTTTCCATACCTCCATGGGCATGACAAAGGATATTGAGGTAACCACAAATGATTCTGGCAATAAGGAATTAAGTGCTGATATTGATGTTAATGTTTCCAGTACCGAGGGAATCGTCTTTAATGACTCAATTAGCCCGGGTGAGCATACTTTTTCTGTTTTCTTTAAAGATCAGATCGTCCATGAAAATTTT
This DNA window, taken from Lutimonas zeaxanthinifaciens, encodes the following:
- a CDS encoding VOC family protein is translated as MNISFFTFRIKLITLLLLSINLQLGAQSMSSGSNESNSISESFNLTLQHTTLVVTNFKASKEFYTEILGLKDLKADWLPENQMFLSLGDNLELHVGEVEGVEIKPSNFNHFAISTNDLDGYLKLLASKGVDHYSLGGAEKNFIQKRPDGVRQTFIQDPDGYWIEINDAN
- a CDS encoding tetratricopeptide repeat protein, encoding MKIYSHRLIYLFGIIASFISGSVLARTTDSVNIDSLVSQAVLNSETSIYAGKFKEAERFVDASNFENMEGYGPLHKMQLTIQEIRVNEFMNRLNARSTNYLENLKRLKELSPYSKEVRHQNTKGKYFLSLSQNYNAMGLLDSASVYEKKAISIFNGINDFEEIARIRAGIISRLHSKLLEAGKKQEIIELIPRYEEEIEYSKRYSKYALAYNTRHLAQIHRRQTLDFSEALRLFRISLDLRLEIGFKPFLPPSYSSLGDVYMKMGKNDEALDMYTRSVELAEEIGFVRYQVYPNIQMGDFYRNNGNPNKALNYYTKAQRLSENNDYSNGVVESTERIRMISGKDLNENENLRLLYVGNMGVLIEHDNKTVLIDGLHKEYKPAYAFPTNGMIDSLLYAKYPGFTSIELNLISHYHQDHFDPDLTLRFMSENNSSLTIGPEQAKKEIAVSKGSSKESLARVKVTPSDHRVRTYEFQGIVVNSIDCYHTYQEKHKGVQNIAHLVDINGYKILHVGDADWKMAAEALDQLNLKELNIDVALLPIWMLNDESSKKMVKEKINPKNVIASHIDPRSGHEVVNRLNYRFPNSTGLVELNEIIEIKKK
- a CDS encoding PQQ-binding-like beta-propeller repeat protein yields the protein MKIIRFKVLQNLIYFFLIICSVTSFHAQSLDLKWKVETSGKILAGPVVNNQLAFVGNETGTFMAIQLDNGAIAWKFETKGNIQATALLYDNLVFFESANVFYALKQKTGKEVWRYRLDFPAEKFKDASGNEHLYKLDPFDDKRSSGFLYHGIIYIGCSNGKVIGLNSKTGNLEFSISAKDDSPIRSSPLVLYDQIYFGDWNGVVYCYDLKGKKFVWTKNTYREKPYATFGGIATEFKPYKGKLFFGARNPALNVLSVSDGQKEWTYNDPTGGWIIGDPVVFNDTLYMGGSDNFAMLAFHPEDGKVLWKTKRTKNIYGKAVVTKDFVIYGGGNSYDPEDTGEIVILKRSNGELVYHFETPSSVFSSPVFTKSELIVFGSNDGSIYALEMKP
- a CDS encoding gluconate 2-dehydrogenase subunit 3 family protein, translating into MKTQDQWSRRRFSKAIVSAQIFMASGAFSIPISCDKAKNLEMIAGLDVSDQETLKYAMDEIIPASESMPSASEVKGIHYILNILEELPELKPLFVALIHEIDLLSHHNFPSSAKEERVKVLTSLEENKPELFGVLKDFTYESYYTNEKVYNLIGYEPYPTGSSGPKMDAFDENLLNKVKGMPPRYTNI
- a CDS encoding MBL fold metallo-hydrolase; this encodes MKLKFKKPIISILAIITLIIAAGWLGVTFFPEKMVPYIINWQIDRLGQTPEFLEDNESITIFTVGTASPMPGERVQTGIAVLLNGHFFMFDVGAGVVQKAENIGLPLNQLDGVFITHWHSDHFMDLPNLINRSWVLGREIDLNVYGPQGLDTIMNAIDQFLHIENQYRVDHHGEEIMDISKANAISNEFNISQGEKALVYNKDGITITAFDVDHDPIEPAVGYVIAYRGKKIVISGDTKKNDLLLEMAQDADLLFHEVMLMSLLGKQATMLKDRGMIRNSIIVNDIQNYHTSPSEVAELANQANVKKLVLYHFAPAPDFRIIKNLYNTELKGYDGPVHFANDGDMIVIK
- a CDS encoding GMC family oxidoreductase codes for the protein MSSEDIDVLVIGAGAAGAALTWRLSEKGVKVVCLEQGGWIDPSTFPSMKINYETHLTREGDFNLSPNLRNRPEDYPVTTAGKNPPFIMMFNAVGGSTIHWQGIFPRFHPSDFKVKTLDGVADDWPIDYWELEPYYNLNDSMIGVSGLAGDPANPPRSARQMPPLPIGKMGKTLANGFDKLNWHWWVSDQAINSKPFNDRSQCMLHGKCMFGCPMGAKVSTDRTYWPLAIANGAEVRTWSRVKEITVDKFGRAKGAIYFDRENKIHEVKAKVVVVCCNGVGTPRLLLNSKSKLFPDGLGNSNGVVGKYFMVHPTHFINGVFDEVLDSHIGPMGSPLFSQEFYETNEKRGFKRGYMLIGERTFGPLFQSQSIPWGEKHHEEFSKIFPHQAGLTVVADDLPEESNRVTLDDSKMDSNGISAAKVTYSLSENSKKMLAHAAEKATEALESAGAKKVIVPPPSNLAHLMGTARMGTHEKNSVVNANNQVHGVDNLFVVDGSSFTTGAGVNPTSTIMALALRAADKIWESRQKWG